AAAGAGCGGCCCGGCGACGGATGTCGACGTGGCCTCGCTCAGAGCGAAGGTTCCGTCGGAAAAAAGCGTGAGGAGCGAAGAAGGCGCTCCCTCGTGCACTGTCATGCGCGTGAGTCGAGAGTTGCCGAGGCGAGCACGCGATCGCCCGAATAGAGCACGAGAGTCTGCCCGGGGGCGACACCTCGAATCGGCCTCGAAAGCTCGACCGTGAGACCCGCGATTGCGCTCGCGCTGTCGTCGCCAGGCTCAACATCCGTGATCACGCCCGGGATCGCCTCCCCGTGCGCGCGAATCTGCGCCTCGACCTCGCGCCCGGAGTCGAGATCTTCGAACGGCACGACCTCGCTCGCCATGAGCGTGCGCGTTGAGAGCAGTTCCGCCGCCCCCACGATCACCTGGCGCGTGTCGGGCTTCACGTCGAGAACGTAGCGCGGCTTGCCATCGGGGGCCGGGCGGCCCAAGTTGAGGCCCTTGCGCTGGCCCACGGTGTAGCCATACGTGCCCGAATGCTCGCCAAGCACGCGGCCATCCACATCCACGATCTCGCCTGGCTGCGCACCGAGCTCGCGCTCGAGAAAACCGCGCGTGTCGCCATCGGGGATGAAGCAAATGTCGTAGCTATCGGGCTTGTGGCCCACGCCGAGCCCACGACGGTCCGCTTCGGCGCGCACCTCGGCCTTGTCGGCGAAGTCGCCGAGCGGGAAAACCGAGCGCGCGAGACCCTCGGGCCCCATGACGGCAAGAACGTAGCTCTGATCCTTGTGCATGTTGGCGCTCCGGTGGAGCGAGCGCGCCCCACCGGGCCCCTCGTTTCGCACCGAGGCATAATGCCCCGTGCACACCGCATCAAAGCCGAGAAGACGAGCACGGTCCATGAGGGCCGCGAATTTGATGCGTTCGTTGCAGCGCACGCACGGATTCGGGGTGCGGCCGCGCGAATACTCCGAAAGGAAATCCTCCACCACGAGGTCGTGGAAGTCGTTCGAAAGATCCCACACGTAATACGGAATCCCAATGTGGTCGGCCGCGCGGCGGGCATCAGAGGCATCTTCGACCGTGCAGCAACCGCGCGAGCCGTTGCGGGTCTGTTCGCGGTTTTTTGAGAGCGCCATGTGGACGCCTACGACGTCATGCCCCTGCTCAACGGCAAGCGCCGCGGCTACGGCCGAATCGACGCCGCCACTCATCGCGGCAAGAACCTTCACCTCGCACCTTTCGCTCGAAAATCTCGAAAACGCCCTCCACTGTACAAAGCCCAGGCCACGCGCACACGGGATGCGCGGGGCATCTCACGAAAATTTTCCACCATTCGAGGCAACCGCGCGTGCCTTCTCAAGAACGCCCGGAAGAACCCTTACGAGCGCCTCCACATCCGCCTTCGTGCTCGTCCAGCCGAGTGAGAATCGGATCGCGCCGCGCATGAGGCGAGAGGAATACCCCATCGCGGTGAGCACGTGGGAGGCCTGTGTGACGCCCGCGTGGCACGCGGAACCCGCAGAACAATCAATGCCCTCCTGGTCGAGGAGAAACAGGATCGCATCCTGATCCGCACCCTCAAAGCACACGTGGATCACGTGCGGGGATCGCGGCGCATTTTCGGCCGTGAAGTGGGCCCGCGGGTCCATCTCGCGGATGCTCTCCCGCAAGAGCTCGGCGAGCTCATCGCGCTCAGTGCCACGAGCCTTCCGTTCCTCGGCGCTCTCGCGCAGGGCCACCGCCAGCGCGGCGGCGTGGGGCGCGTCGAGAGTGCCTGAACGGATCCCGCGCTGCTGGCCACCGCCCGTGCCGAACGCGGAAAGCTTCACGGAGGGGTCTGCAACGAGAAGGCCCGCACCCACGGGCGCGCCGATCTTGTGGCCCGTGATGGAACATAGCGGGATCTTCGAGAAATCCGGCGGTGCCATGTGCGCCATGGCCTGCACGGCATCGGTATGCACCACTGTTCCGTAACGCGAAGCAATCTCGGCGAGAGCCTCGAGATCCTGAATTACGCCCGTCTCGTTGTTCACGAGGGCAGCGCTCACAAGGGCTGCGGCTTCACGACCCTCGACGGCCGCAAGAAGTTTTTCGGTCGCGGCAAGATCAAGGCGACCGTCGGAATCCACCGGCGCAAGCTCCCCACCGAGCGCACGCACGGTGTCCACGACCGCGGGGTGATCCGTCGAAAGCCCCACGACGCGTCCGCCGATCCCACGCAGAGCAAGGTTATCGGCCTCCGTGCCGCCCGAGGTCATGATGATCCAACTGCGCGGAACATCGAGCACATCCGCGATCTCCGCCACGGCGTCGTCAAAAATCCCTCGTATGCGGCGGCCCGACGCGTGCTGACTCGAAGGGTTGCCGAGCGTGCGGGCAGCCTCCGTGTATGCCTCGAGTGCGCTCGGGCGGATCGCCGTTGTTGCGGCGTGATCGAGATACACGCGGCTTTCTACCATGGCTTCGTTACTCCCTCGTCGTCGCCCTTGCCGCCGTCGTCGCCCTCACCATTCGAGGGATCGTCGCCGCCGTTTTGTTTCTTGAGCTGTTCTTGCTTCTTCTGTTCTTCGGGGTCAGGCGTGGGGCTCTGGCCGTCCTTGCCATCACCGTCAGGGTCGGTCTTCTTGGGGTCGTTTTCGGGGTTCTCCTCGTCGTTCTCCCCTTTGTCGCTCGGCCCCTCGCGCTCTTCCTTGCCGGCCTCGCGGTCGGCCTCTTTGCGTTCTTCTTCGATCTGCTCGCCCGATTTGCCGGTCGAGCTCTTGTCCTCATTTGAATCGGAGGCACTACCGCCGTTTTGACACGGCGCAAGAACCTCTTCTGCCGAATACAGAAGATCCCCGCGCTCGCCTGGGTCCTTCACACCCCGTGCCTCGCCCGCCATCGCCACCGCGAGGTTATTTCGGATCTTGCACTCGGCATGCGGCGGTTTGTTGAGGTCCATCCCCGTCGTCCACTCGCTCAAGGCCTTTTCAAGCTCTCCTCGCGCCTCAGAAAACTTGTTCTCACGGAGGTATGCGGTGCCTTTGGTGAGGTGCGGGAGGTAGGGCTCGAAGAGATTGACCTTCTCGACTGGGCCTAGACGGTCCCTCGCGTCCTCGTAGTGTTCATTCGAATATGCCCCAAGCGCCCAGGCCTGGGTCAGCGGCATCGAAACGAAGCGCACGATACCCGCGGTGAGCACGAGCACGGGGATCGCGATCAGGAGCGCGCCGATGATCCGCAATGAGCGAAATCGTGAACGGTCAATCCCGAAGTTTCGGCCCTGACGGGCCGAACGGCGAAGGCCTAAGCGCTCTCGCCACGTGAGCTTTGGAGCATCGTGCCTGTTCTTCACCATGGCTATCTCCTTCCGGCACGAGCCACATCTGCGCGACTCAGGGTCTTGGGCAGGCGGAGAGTCAGCTCTGCGAGCTCCCAGATCGCCAACAGCGTAAAGGCGATCGAGGCGATCCAGTACCAGTCTTCAAAACTCGGAACGGCCTGCTCCTCGGTCGTGTCAATGAGCGTGAGGTTGAGGTTCTTCCACGTGCCTTCAAGGCCGTCGTTTCCGCCCGTGCGGTGAAGGTAGCTCACGCCCATCTGCTGCGCGATAAATTTGAGGTTCTTTTCGTCTATTTTCGAAAGGCCGCGGCCACCCGAGGGGTCCTTGATGTATTCGCCGTCGTTCTCGCCGCCAACGGCCTTCATAGGCCCGCCTTTGGGGGTACCGTACCCCAGGACCGCCCCGCCATCGAGCTTCCCACCGAGCGCCCCGAACGGTTCGGATTCTTTGTTGTCGGTGTTTTCGCCGTCGCTCAAGAAGTACACGAGCAGGCGCGAGTGAGGATCGTCTTTTCGCGTTTGGTCCACGAGTTTCTGCAACGCTCCGCGCGGGCGGTCCACGTTGGAGCCTCGCGAATAGGCCGTCAATTCGGTACGTGCCGTGTCGATCCACGCCTTGACAGCACCGGCATCGGTCGTGAGTGGAAGTTGCGCGGAGGCACTCGAATCGAACGTGATAATCGAGAATCGCGCGCCCTCCATGCCGTCCATAATTCGCCTCATGTCGGCTTTAGCCCCGTCGAGGCGCGGCTTCGAGCCATCGAAATCCTCGGCACTCATCGAGCCCGTGAGGTCCACGACGAAGATGACGTTGGCGTTGAGGCGCTGCGTACTGAGCGCTTCATCGCCAGTCACGGGGCGCAGGGCCACGACGGCGAGTGCGAGCACCATGAGAAGACGTCGCAGCCAATCGAGGCGCGAACCCTTGCGAACGCCGAGAAGAACGGCGCATGCGCTCACGCTCGGCACGAAGATGAGTACGATCGCCCACCACGGCATGATCGGGTGGATTCCCAGGTTCATCGCTGCCTCCATCCCACGACGATCATGGCGAGCAGCCCGATAAGAGAAATCGTGAAGAACAGTGCCGGGTGGTCGGTGCGGATCACACGCGGAATCGCGCCCATGTCGGCAGCTTGCGCCTTTTGAATCTCGGCGATGATCGAAGGGATCGCTCCCGGATCGCCCGAGGCCCAAAATTTTCCGCCCGAACGCTCGGTCTCGCTCTGTAGCTCTTGCGCGCAGTTACCCGTGCATGAGGTCGCTCCTGGGTAGAACGTCCACATCGTGATGTCCCTGTTGATAAGGGTGTCGACCGCAGCGGGAGTTTCGTAGATGCCCGTGCCTCCCGGTTCATTGTCGGTCGCGACCACCACGAAGCGAGAGCGCTCCTCTTCCGCGTGATCGAAGAGCTGCCCGCATGAGGCCAGACCATTGCCGATAAGCGAGGGCGGCAATGTTTCATCGTAGGTACCGCCCATAAAGTCCCAAAACTTCTCGATGTCTTCTTCGCTGTATTGCGCCGTACCCATGCGGTGGGCAACGGGATTGTATTTGAGCGCGTCGATCCCTCGCTTAAGCTCGCGGCGGATCAAGCCGTAGTCATTTGTGAGCGGGAAAACTGTCCGTGAGGTCGAGTTGAACACCGACAGGCCCACGCGCTCCCCCTTAAAGCCCTCCACGAGCTTGAGGTAACTCTCGAGGATTTCGCGGTCATAGGGCAGCATCGAGCCGGAAACATCGAGACACAGCACGATGTCGCGGTTCTTGAACGAGGGAGTTTCCACGCGCTCACTCGCGAGGCGTCCCGAAAGGAGCGCCCCCGTGAGCACGAGTGTGCCCGCGAGTGCCACGCTCACGAGGCGGAGAACGCGCGAGGCGCGCTGGGCTCGGCGCACGCTTGGGAGTTGGTCGAGGTAGCTCGTGTTTCCCACGAAAAGCGCGCGATGTCGCACTACGCGTCGGTTGAGGTACGCGAGGGCCCAAGCGATGAGGCCCGCGATGAGAAGCAGGCAGGTCAGCCACCAGAAACTCATGACCATGCGCGCACCACCGCTCTCGCTGCGTGAAGGCTTTCAGAAAGGCGCGTGCGGCTTTCACGCGCATATCCGGCTTCGTGCGTGCGGGTGAGGAGAGTTCCGACGGTTGCCGTGCGGGGATCGAGCACGACTCTCTCGAGGGGTTCTTGGCGAATATCGAGCCCCTCGCTGCGGAGCACAAAAACGCGCAGAACTGCTTCGAGTTCGCGGTGGCCATCACGGGCGCTCATGGTGCCTGCCTCGACTTTCTCGCCGATGGCATTGATCGCGC
The window above is part of the Dermabacter vaginalis genome. Proteins encoded here:
- the mnmA gene encoding tRNA 2-thiouridine(34) synthase MnmA; its protein translation is MKVLAAMSGGVDSAVAAALAVEQGHDVVGVHMALSKNREQTRNGSRGCCTVEDASDARRAADHIGIPYYVWDLSNDFHDLVVEDFLSEYSRGRTPNPCVRCNERIKFAALMDRARLLGFDAVCTGHYASVRNEGPGGARSLHRSANMHKDQSYVLAVMGPEGLARSVFPLGDFADKAEVRAEADRRGLGVGHKPDSYDICFIPDGDTRGFLERELGAQPGEIVDVDGRVLGEHSGTYGYTVGQRKGLNLGRPAPDGKPRYVLDVKPDTRQVIVGAAELLSTRTLMASEVVPFEDLDSGREVEAQIRAHGEAIPGVITDVEPGDDSASAIAGLTVELSRPIRGVAPGQTLVLYSGDRVLASATLDSRA
- a CDS encoding cysteine desulfurase family protein → MVESRVYLDHAATTAIRPSALEAYTEAARTLGNPSSQHASGRRIRGIFDDAVAEIADVLDVPRSWIIMTSGGTEADNLALRGIGGRVVGLSTDHPAVVDTVRALGGELAPVDSDGRLDLAATEKLLAAVEGREAAALVSAALVNNETGVIQDLEALAEIASRYGTVVHTDAVQAMAHMAPPDFSKIPLCSITGHKIGAPVGAGLLVADPSVKLSAFGTGGGQQRGIRSGTLDAPHAAALAVALRESAEERKARGTERDELAELLRESIREMDPRAHFTAENAPRSPHVIHVCFEGADQDAILFLLDQEGIDCSAGSACHAGVTQASHVLTAMGYSSRLMRGAIRFSLGWTSTKADVEALVRVLPGVLEKARAVASNGGKFS
- a CDS encoding vWA domain-containing protein yields the protein MNLGIHPIMPWWAIVLIFVPSVSACAVLLGVRKGSRLDWLRRLLMVLALAVVALRPVTGDEALSTQRLNANVIFVVDLTGSMSAEDFDGSKPRLDGAKADMRRIMDGMEGARFSIITFDSSASAQLPLTTDAGAVKAWIDTARTELTAYSRGSNVDRPRGALQKLVDQTRKDDPHSRLLVYFLSDGENTDNKESEPFGALGGKLDGGAVLGYGTPKGGPMKAVGGENDGEYIKDPSGGRGLSKIDEKNLKFIAQQMGVSYLHRTGGNDGLEGTWKNLNLTLIDTTEEQAVPSFEDWYWIASIAFTLLAIWELAELTLRLPKTLSRADVARAGRR
- a CDS encoding vWA domain-containing protein; the encoded protein is MVMSFWWLTCLLLIAGLIAWALAYLNRRVVRHRALFVGNTSYLDQLPSVRRAQRASRVLRLVSVALAGTLVLTGALLSGRLASERVETPSFKNRDIVLCLDVSGSMLPYDREILESYLKLVEGFKGERVGLSVFNSTSRTVFPLTNDYGLIRRELKRGIDALKYNPVAHRMGTAQYSEEDIEKFWDFMGGTYDETLPPSLIGNGLASCGQLFDHAEEERSRFVVVATDNEPGGTGIYETPAAVDTLINRDITMWTFYPGATSCTGNCAQELQSETERSGGKFWASGDPGAIPSIIAEIQKAQAADMGAIPRVIRTDHPALFFTISLIGLLAMIVVGWRQR